Within the Vanacampus margaritifer isolate UIUO_Vmar chromosome 8, RoL_Vmar_1.0, whole genome shotgun sequence genome, the region TCCATCTCCGAGTCATTATCACTGCTGGCGTAGGCGGAACCCGTCACACCTCCGTGCCTGCTGGGAGAATCCGAGCTCTGCACACTGCTGCTGCGCCCTGACCGTCTAAGGAAGGCCACTGCCCTCTTCATCAAGTCACTTCCTCTGCGCTCAGACCGAGTGTGTTGACTCGGGGTCGCAGGGGCCAGCTTGGCGGGGCTGCTCTCGGCCCCCGAGTCAGAAGACAGGAAGCGAGCATGGACTGTGATGTCGACGGGTACAGAGGCTGAGGTGATGGTATGAGGGAAGGAGCCCTGGGTAGCTCCGGAAGAAGGCGTGTCCAGATAGAAGTCAGGCGGCGCCGAGTAGCGACTGCAACGTGTCCTTTGTGTGACGTCATCCTCGGCGCTGACCACGGAGAAACGACCGATGGTGGTGGAGGGAGTCATGGCCTCAGTGGCAGCATTGTAACCGGCGGGATGTGCTGGCGAGGCAACGCTGCTCCAGCTCCTCTGCTTCACGTCACGCTTGTTGGCCACTTCAGGAGGAACTGACATTATCTGACAAAAGAAATAGACATGAATGTATTGTATGTTGAAtgcaatgaattttttttcccccttcaaacACACCTTAAACCGGCCTCTTGTCCCAGAGCAGGAGACCGAGTGAGAAACGTGCCTTTTGGAATGGGATGCTGCAGATAATTGAAAGTTAACACGAAAGTTGAGGAATGCATGGACAGTCAGGCACAAtgtttgaaaattttaaaatgtcctCATTGaagacagtacagtacataccaCATACAGCTGAGTCACTCAGAGTGCTCAAACTATCCATTCTCTCGGGAATTTGAGGCTAAAAGAGATGATggacaaaacaaattaaaagtcaTGAGTGTTTGTTGATCAAAATGCACTGTAGCGAAAAAAATAGATCAGATCTTAAAGGTATGGTCCGAAGTTgtaaacttaaaacatttataaaattaaaaaaatatttttttttaattgatttgtctgttgttttttttttttaaaaaaggagagcaatgatgatgtcaaatcgaatgaacaatattgagctctcctgtaaaaaaaattaaaaaaaataaataataataataattgtgagtaaattagcttttttgcaacataaccctggttgatctctttcgctctgctgccacctgctggccgtttgtgtaataactaccatttcttcaaccattctttgcagttgagaggctcaatcaaagccttctgtatgcaaaCGTACCAATTGTTCCCCTGCTCTGTATCGACTCTCCTCCATTGGACCCGGTGTACTGTTTCCTGACCCGCCAGTGGCACTGTCAGGCCCAGGAGGAGATTGGATGTACTCCGTACCGGAACCTGGCGTCTCCGCTGTGCTTCCCGACGGATACATGGGCGCGTACTCCTGGTACAGCAAATTCCGAAGTTTCTCATCCAGTGTTTTTATGGTGCTGTCCACAAATCCCCCGCGACCCAGTCGTCCTTCACCGTCTGACTCGCCCGGTCCTCCGCCGTGCTGCGAGGGTGCCGGGCTCTGGGGCAGTGAGCAcactttggcccctcccacactGGAGAAAGGCTGGTGAAGCACCACGGGCTGCTGCGGGCGCTCACTAcgtgtggcggcggcggcgtacgAGAGAGATAGTGACTCTTTGGCTGAACCGGGCTCCTGGGGCGGAAGAGGTGTGATGGGGGAGCCACCCGGTGAGCCGCCCACATCCAGAGACAGGGGCATGACCAGGGGACAGCAGGGTATTTCCTCCGCCGCAGAAATGGGACAGGCCATGTGTAAAGTGGAATGGATGGGGGAGGTGGCGGCCACGGGGGATCCTTGTGGCTCGTCTATATGAAAATAGGTTTGTGGAGATGATGGTGGCAAAGTTTCAGCTCTGGCTGGTTGAGCTTGATGCACGCTGCCGAGTAGCTCCATCGATGGTACCGACTGAAGAGCCGGCGGGGCAGACACCGGAGGGGAAAGACTGGCCAAGAGGAGAGGGTCTGTGTTGGACATAACCGGGGGACTGCAGAATCCATACAGGTCATGGATGAAGCCTCCACTCCCTCCTGACATCGTCGAGGATGAGCCCTCCTCAGCtaccgaaaaaaaaaacgcacacatgGATCATAACAATATCACATTTCTTTTCAATAGAGTCCCAGAAAATTTGGATTTTGAAAGATTTTGCACAGCAGATGAAAAAGAATCACCTCGCGATGTGGAAGGCCTGCCAGGCAGCTGCGTGTTGGCTGAACTGCTAGGAGACTGAGAAGTTGTACCATCAGATGTGGGCTCCTGGCTGGAAAAGGGGGTCTCCTCCACAGGACAGATTATGAACCATCGCTTTCCTGTATGGAGGACTGCAATACCCATGCGTtaagaaaatgaacaaaataattatCAAGATGCTGTGAGGGATAAAGTGCTTCACCATTCTGCTGGTAGACAGGCTGGGATAATCCAGATTGTTGACTCTGTAGTAAGAAAAGACACGTGCGATAAATACTAATGTCATCTTTACAGAATCTTGAGTAACTATATGGACTCAAATATTTTGAGAAGAAAATATGGACTTGGTCCTGAGCTACAACAGCTTCCACTGAAAGACTTTATACAAGCTTTTGGAGTGTGTCTTTGGGAAATTAAAAACTTTCCAACAACGTTGGAAGCACATAATCCAAAATGTATTGACAAATTCAGGGAGAATCTCATACTTGTATCCATCCGTATTAGGGACGTAACAATAAtggcaatatcacgatattgcaaTACTAAAATtgtcatgatattaaaagcagcatatctgttaaaaaggcgaggttgtattccatttgtgcagttccagcaccctctggtggtcagTTTATTAGCGGCATTTAATCTTTATtatgcatgttttggccactgcggcggttatcactcactcacacctcagtcataccagcaaatatatttgaacatctcggtaaaaaaaaccaaaaaattgtatttttcaccCGCTTCATctgaacacagcattgtgaactagatagaccatgatactttgcgccgctgagccaataggagcacatgacaatgaAATTATTGGACAAGCCTATTTCTTGTCACTTAagttattgtgctttttttccaatcattgttatttttgtacaatatatgtttttatactgtatcatgagcttttttttttttatttaatatcgCCAACCTACTcccaatattgtgataattatcgtattgtgacatttggatCCATATAGTGTATTTTtcacaatattaataatttatttgacaCTTCTGTTACCTCTCCCACTTGTCCTTCAGAGGTCTGGCCTTGTTGCGGGCTACAACTCAAAGTAGATGCCCGCTCCCCCTCCGTGTCGTCATTCAGCATGTCCTCAGCTTTATCCACAATGTCCTTTAACTGGTCAATGAAGATCTCTTTTTCTAAAGGCAGTATAAATCCATTCTCCACCTAAATTCAAACAATGCCCACATGTTGTGAACAACGCCAATAAAGTAGATGAGGAAGAACTTGATCATGTTAATTGTTGAACAAACCATGTAAGTAGCAATTTCCTCCGGAGCATCACCATCCAGATCAAATTTAAACGTCACcattttgtgattgtgagtctCCAGCTGACATTCCACCATTTTGTCGCCCGTGTTGCAAACCTGTAGGGGCAGGGGCCACACTTCACAAACAAGAATACGGCTTTAGGGACCTTGGAAAAATATGAATCCTGTTCTCACATTAAGCATGCTCAGTTTAGGTTTGCTCATTTTTTCTTGACGAGAGCGTGTTCGAGTCGACTTGCGAtgatgttttctttgttttccttCCCCCTTCCCTCCGCTGGCCAGGCTGTCATACCCGTCACTTGTTTCTTTACCAGATGCAACATCAGAGAAGggactgagagaaaaaaaaaatacagatgttGAGGAATTTTTTAGTTAATgtacagaattaaaaaaatgcttaaaaaatgcacacaccTGTCGTAGGCATAGCTGGGCAATGATACTAGTTTTTCCTGAAACACTTCCTGAAGAGAGTAAATGTAGGGAGATATGTGCATTTGGAAATGTCAATAACCTGAGGGAATTAGTTATTCTCAGTAATACACCGTGTTGTGTTCACCATACCTCTGTGCAGGGATCTTGCTGTAAAGTGCCAGAAGTTGATGAGGCTTCTTGTTTCTGACAAACTGTTGTCTGTCTTATACATTCAGATGTCTGGATTCCAGCGGACTGCAGAACTGGAGCTGGGACAGAAGTCGGAACAGGAGCAGGCTGAACTGGTAGCGGGACGGAGCTCGGTCCTGAGACCAACCCTGGTACGGAGATGTGGTTTTGTCCTGCTGCCGAGGAATCATCTAAGGCTGTAGATGAGACTTTTGGTGATCCTGATAAAGAAATGACGGCGGCTTCAGATGGGGCTAGAGCTGGAGCTTGAAATGAGACTGGAGCCGCGGAGTGAGCCGGCATTTGGGATGCTGCTTGGCCTTTTGGCTGGATTAAAGCTTGTGCTGGGGTTTGGGTTTCGACATCCGCTGCAGATGAGAGTGGTGCTGAGGTGTGAAATGTCGAGGCTACATTTAAGTCCGTGCTGGCTGCAGCATTATCTAGATCGGTTCCACTTCCCCAGAGAGGAATCTGAATAGTAGGAAAACCAGGTTGAACTGGGGCCAAAAGTTGAAAATCTTCTAAATTTCCCTGTGGAGTGTTTGTCTgcatctagaaaaaaaaaagcacatttgagGAATTTATTTATAGATAAAGCAAACGGCTTATAAATGCCCAAATGCATGATCTGTGCATGCATTGCACCACAAGGGCTAAGCACCATTTGTCCACCTCATTTCCAATCACCCCAGAACTACAAGTCAAATAGTCACCTGTTCAGCCAAGTCTTGCTCAGGGTGGGGGACGGGGTATGGGGTGGGTTGGACCTGGGAGAAAGGTAAGGAAGGGGTGTAATGGAAGCTACCAATGTTTGGATAGGATGTAGCTAGGCCGCTCTGCTGCTGGGGCACTGCAAAGGACATGTTCATGGCAAAGAGTGTGCCAGGGAGTGCTACACTGGCCACCTGCTGAGGTGCCGGCTGGAGGGTGCTATAAGCAGCAGAATGAGGATTCAAGGGAATGACGGTGGGGTGGGGTGAGTAGTAAGGGCTAGCTAAGGGAGCCGGGGAGATAGAAGGGGGCTTGAGGCCCCCTGCTTGAACACAATATGGTGAGGGAAACTGggaaagaaaaagggaaaatgaTATACAATGAACACTGTCACCCGTTCAATAGAAACAATATTTACACAGGTGTCACGCGTCAAACATATTTACCCGAAACAACCTTACGCAACCGTCTACGCCAACTTCATATTACACACCTGCGTGCTGATGTGGAGGGGTAGTAGAGGAGGCGGAGCACTGGTGGCAGATTGTGGAAAACTGGTAGATAAGTCAGGAGGACTCAAGTGAGCTGTAGGCTGGTCAGGAAGACAATCAAATATTGTGTTGAAGTAGGAATAATAATTAACATCACAATTCAAATGGCATCACGATATTTgggtattttactttttaaaattattgtatGAAATGCTAAATGGTACGAGGTCTAATTTCCCCCATGAATTGTTAACCTTTCATTACAAATGACGCATTTCATGCTACATGTTTACAAGTCATTCAGTTCAATTTTCAATATTGATGTTcaacttcttaaaataatcacctaagtcattttttcagatttttcagggaACAGGAAAAATTGAACCACCAACCAGGCAAAAAAATGACTCtaagcaattattttaagagggtgatgatATGCCAAAACTCCGCACATACCAAAAATTTCCAATTTTTCACCCCGCAAAAAATATtggatattatattattaggaCATATTCTACATTATTCACGCCTTCCTCAACATTACttgaccgattcaaaccattccaaccaACATGTTCAACACATTGAAAGTAATTTATATTGTTACATGTCAtccaatatcattccacatcattcaaaATCATTCTAAATAACGTCATACTTTTTCAGTCAGCCTTTCAGCACTCACCCACAATTCCTTCAGAAATTAGAAATgtctagttattttttattattaattttaagcATTCATTGATTATAACAATGATGTAAggtaataatgtaatataataatgacGTAATATGTATGGGTGCAACTAgccaccgataccaatactaagtttttttgtttttgtttttttaaaaaaaaaaaaaaaaaaaaaaaagataccaaTACTAAGTACCGACACCACTACCactttgcaaacatttgcaTAATAGACTGAGTTGTCATAGGACAGTTGCGGCCACAAACATTTAACCAGCATCAATACTGGGCCCAACCCGTACTAACCACCGGGTTGTGTCACCTTATTTCTTAAGAAATAAAACCAACATGACTTCAATACTGACCAACTAAAGTCAAGAAAATTGAGGTTAAACTCACAATAATATCAGTAGCATGTTACAACTATACTTTGAAAGCAGGATAGCTGTTCGGACATACATTAGCTGGTAAAAACAAACTATGCAGTTGTGCTAAAAGTTGCATGACAGTATGGTCAACAAATGGAACCGATGGCCTTTTGTTATACTTTAATTTGTGTTGCAGTTCAGAAAATGTAAACTGTTTTCGTGAAGTACCTGGTCCTGGCCAGGCTGAGCAGTAATCTGCGTCTGCACGCTGGGCGTTGCAGTCGGGAAGCTCTGTGCTGTCGGTCTACTGTGCTGCGTAGGAGGGGCTGGCGTCGATGGAGCAGAGACTGTCTGTCAGAAAACAAATATGACAGCCCACGTTAACTACACGATGACTCATAACGCGCAAGTGTTTGTATGGCGAGTGCTAACTCAAGCTCAAGGTCGAAATGCTCTGCGTGCTGAAGCAGGCAAGTGGTAGTATATATTTTGGGGGCGCAGGAATCCAAGAGGGAAGCTGGATGGAAGGGGATTGCAGTGGCATGACTTTGTGAATTTGTGAAGCATCGCACACCCTACTGTGCTCGAGCTTAATCTATCTCAAATGAAAGCTTCATTTTGGATAAGCAGGAGCAAAAGCTGTTTGTTGTACATTTCTACGGAGATGcttagagaaaaaaagaagcttgcgGGATCATAAAAAATGCAGCAGGCTGCCGCAGTAGAAGTGTCTGCCCTACAGCTTTCTTCTCTAACCTACCAGTGtatctgctctgcctttgccgttaCATCTTGGGGAGAGGAGCCTTTTGTCCAGTGGGACTTTAAGGCTCTGACCTTTGTCTACATGCTCAAACAAAGGGGATGCAAGACGGTTAGCGCCACACTCCGAAAGAGTTGGCGAACTTGTTCTGCGGCCGACGATGTGATGGAGACAGTGGTTAAGAAGACTGAGATCTCCACCGTCAAGTAGATTCCTGCACAGGTCAGCATTTGAAGGCAAAATCAATGACGGGGAGCGACGTTTCGATGACGTCAAAATAGAAGGTAGACTCAGCGGAGAGGATGTGGATGAGGCAGGTTTAGAGATTGAAGTCATCTGGGCAGACGTGGGCAAAGAGTGAACATGGGCGTGTCCCACAGAACCCCTTCTTCTTCTGCAAGTCCGACAGTGGCGAGGCTGCGGCCTGAGTGGGACACTGAGTCGTTGCTCTGAGGGGCGGGGCGGCGTCAGGAGAAGGAGAGGTGAAGCATAAGGATTTGCTGAGTCATGATGAGAAAGTTGATGAGGGGATAAAGACGAG harbors:
- the wnk2 gene encoding serine/threonine-protein kinase WNK2 isoform X7 — protein: MHAAEDSSKDPPLGSTFSSAPDLDSDINANAFRPIYENGADDNVNVQNTALRGASDPSAYPSADYRGLVRQRFIRRSLWVSDCEEQTPDTAECVNSTPVLNIDLRSIVGRTRSRTLHATRLDHQEKSKPESQVEVKDDAEEKRDTCQSEVKEEGVSSDVTGKAGSDENEEEPGMKAVSTSPGGRFLKFDIELGRGSFKTVYKGLDTETWVEVAWCELQERKLSKVERQRFKEEAEMLKALQHPNIVRFYDFWESPLKGKKCIVLVTELMTSGTLKTYLKRFKVMKPKVLRSWCRQILKGLHFLHTRTPPIIHRDLKCDNIFITGPTGSVKIGDLGLATLKRASFAKSVIGTPEFMAPEMYEEHYDEAVDVYAFGMCMLEMATSEYPYSECQNAAQIYRKVTSGVKPASYSKVSDPEIKEIIGECICHRWEERYSIKDLLNHAFFAEDTGVRVELNEEDDGEKSSIALKLWVEDPKKLKGKYKDAGAIEFTFNLANEDPEVVAQEMVESGFFLDCDVKVVGKSIRDRVALIKWRRERTVSPGTGEASVKKTQQNLLQVPGQQGATLASTEYDEQEVEQQTLICTVPVTASTTSDSGVSSTMQLDDPSKQQNGSYQSLPETCSAQSVCSPPAQLEPYQQATAQDQYLQESTQLHHGAYQQTAGQLQATTYQQSAAQLHLGPHDAPTSLHSDPFVNQDITTRGAVCPRRGNASQVEMSCSYNKDSLFSNRSQSSSLSPHQLSHHDSANPYASPLLLLTPPRPSEQRLSVPLRPQPRHCRTCRRRRGSVGHAHVHSLPTSAQMTSISKPASSTSSPLSLPSILTSSKRRSPSLILPSNADLCRNLLDGGDLSLLNHCLHHIVGRRTSSPTLSECGANRLASPLFEHVDKGQSLKVPLDKRLLSPRCNGKGRADTLTVSAPSTPAPPTQHSRPTAQSFPTATPSVQTQITAQPGQDQPTAHLSPPDLSTSFPQSATSAPPPLLPLHISTQFPSPYCVQAGGLKPPSISPAPLASPYYSPHPTVIPLNPHSAAYSTLQPAPQQVASVALPGTLFAMNMSFAVPQQQSGLATSYPNIGSFHYTPSLPFSQVQPTPYPVPHPEQDLAEQMQTNTPQGNLEDFQLLAPVQPGFPTIQIPLWGSGTDLDNAAASTDLNVASTFHTSAPLSSAADVETQTPAQALIQPKGQAASQMPAHSAAPVSFQAPALAPSEAAVISLSGSPKVSSTALDDSSAAGQNHISVPGLVSGPSSVPLPVQPAPVPTSVPAPVLQSAGIQTSECIRQTTVCQKQEASSTSGTLQQDPCTEEVFQEKLVSLPSYAYDSPFSDVASGKETSDGYDSLASGGKGEGKQRKHHRKSTRTRSRQEKMSKPKLSMLNVCNTGDKMVECQLETHNHKMVTFKFDLDGDAPEEIATYMVENGFILPLEKEIFIDQLKDIVDKAEDMLNDDTEGERASTLSCSPQQGQTSEGQVGESQQSGLSQPVYQQNVLHTGKRWFIICPVEETPFSSQEPTSDGTTSQSPSSSANTQLPGRPSTSRAEEGSSSTMSGGSGGFIHDLYGFCSPPVMSNTDPLLLASLSPPVSAPPALQSVPSMELLGSVHQAQPARAETLPPSSPQTYFHIDEPQGSPVAATSPIHSTLHMACPISAAEEIPCCPLVMPLSLDVGGSPGGSPITPLPPQEPGSAKESLSLSYAAAATRSERPQQPVVLHQPFSSVGGAKVCSLPQSPAPSQHGGGPGESDGEGRLGRGGFVDSTIKTLDEKLRNLLYQEYAPMYPSGSTAETPGSGTEYIQSPPGPDSATGGSGNSTPGPMEESRYRAGEQLPQIPERMDSLSTLSDSAVCASHSKRHVSHSVSCSGTRGRFKIMSVPPEVANKRDVKQRSWSSVASPAHPAGYNAATEAMTPSTTIGRFSVVSAEDDVTQRTRCSRYSAPPDFYLDTPSSGATQGSFPHTITSASVPVDITVHARFLSSDSGAESSPAKLAPATPSQHTRSERRGSDLMKRAVAFLRRSGRSSSVQSSDSPSRHGGVTGSAYASSDNDSEMEDSDMKRELQTLMEKHLKEISELQAHQRGEVELLYLRLGKVPPSGMTYSHVAPPTARRKRSGKHRLKPGKLLSPLVQQFRHVTNKSGDAGRSTVPGSGETTVSLNGSPAKASVTTQGRELSCPSHIPSFTPEPVQTQQPCSLKGSLSSDNIYAGLYPGDGTSTQAPPGQGWANYPQPTESVTYKSSSKPRARFLSGPVPLSICG
- the wnk2 gene encoding serine/threonine-protein kinase WNK2 isoform X1, which produces MHAAEDSSKDPPLGSTFSSAPDLDSDINANAFRPIYENGADDNVNVQNTALRGASDPSAYPSADYRGLVRQRFIRRSLWVSDCEEQTPDTAECVNSTPVLNIDLRSIVGRTRSRTLHATRLDHQEKSKPESQVEVKDDAEEKRDTCQSEVKEEGVSSDVTGKAGSDENEEEPGMKAVSTSPGGRFLKFDIELGRGSFKTVYKGLDTETWVEVAWCELQERKLSKVERQRFKEEAEMLKALQHPNIVRFYDFWESPLKGKKCIVLVTELMTSGTLKTYLKRFKVMKPKVLRSWCRQILKGLHFLHTRTPPIIHRDLKCDNIFITGPTGSVKIGDLGLATLKRASFAKSVIGTPEFMAPEMYEEHYDEAVDVYAFGMCMLEMATSEYPYSECQNAAQIYRKVTSGVKPASYSKVSDPEIKEIIGECICHRWEERYSIKDLLNHAFFAEDTGVRVELNEEDDGEKSSIALKLWVEDPKKLKGKYKDAGAIEFTFNLANEDPEVVAQEMVESGFFLDCDVKVVGKSIRDRVALIKWRRERTVSPGTGEASVKKTQQNLLQVPGQQGATLASTEYDEQEVEQQTLICTVPVTASTTSDSGVSSTMQLDDPSKQQNGSYQSLPETCSAQSVCSPPAQLEPYQQATAQDQYLQESTQLHHGAYQQTAGQLQATTYQQSAAQLHLGPHDAPTSLHSDPFVNQDITTRGAVCPRRGNASQVEMSCSYNKDSLFSNRSQSSSLSPHQLSHHDSANPYASPLLLLTPPRPSEQRLSVPLRPQPRHCRTCRRRRGSVGHAHVHSLPTSAQMTSISKPASSTSSPLSLPSILTSSKRRSPSLILPSNADLCRNLLDGGDLSLLNHCLHHIVGRRTSSPTLSECGANRLASPLFEHVDKGQSLKVPLDKRLLSPRCNGKGRADTLTVSAPSTPAPPTQHSRPTAQSFPTATPSVQTQITAQPGQDQPTAHLSPPDLSTSFPQSATSAPPPLLPLHISTQFPSPYCVQAGGLKPPSISPAPLASPYYSPHPTVIPLNPHSAAYSTLQPAPQQVASVALPGTLFAMNMSFAVPQQQSGLATSYPNIGSFHYTPSLPFSQVQPTPYPVPHPEQDLAEQMQTNTPQGNLEDFQLLAPVQPGFPTIQIPLWGSGTDLDNAAASTDLNVASTFHTSAPLSSAADVETQTPAQALIQPKGQAASQMPAHSAAPVSFQAPALAPSEAAVISLSGSPKVSSTALDDSSAAGQNHISVPGLVSGPSSVPLPVQPAPVPTSVPAPVLQSAGIQTSECIRQTTVCQKQEASSTSGTLQQDPCTEEVFQEKLVSLPSYAYDSPFSDVASGKETSDGYDSLASGGKGEGKQRKHHRKSTRTRSRQEKMSKPKLSMLNVCNTGDKMVECQLETHNHKMVTFKFDLDGDAPEEIATYMVENGFILPLEKEIFIDQLKDIVDKAEDMLNDDTEGERASTLSCSPQQGQTSEGQVGESQQSGLSQPVYQQNVLHTGKRWFIICPVEETPFSSQEPTSDGTTSQSPSSSANTQLPGRPSTSRAEEGSSSTMSGGSGGFIHDLYGFCSPPVMSNTDPLLLASLSPPVSAPPALQSVPSMELLGSVHQAQPARAETLPPSSPQTYFHIDEPQGSPVAATSPIHSTLHMACPISAAEEIPCCPLVMPLSLDVGGSPGGSPITPLPPQEPGSAKESLSLSYAAAATRSERPQQPVVLHQPFSSVGGAKVCSLPQSPAPSQHGGGPGESDGEGRLGRGGFVDSTIKTLDEKLRNLLYQEYAPMYPSGSTAETPGSGTEYIQSPPGPDSATGGSGNSTPGPMEESRYRAGEQLPQIPERMDSLSTLSDSAVCASHSKRHVSHSVSCSGTRGRFKIMSVPPEVANKRDVKQRSWSSVASPAHPAGYNAATEAMTPSTTIGRFSVVSAEDDVTQRTRCSRYSAPPDFYLDTPSSGATQGSFPHTITSASVPVDITVHARFLSSDSGAESSPAKLAPATPSQHTRSERRGSDLMKRAVAFLRRSGRSSSVQSSDSPSRHGGVTGSAYASSDNDSEMEDSDMKRELQTLMEKHLKEISELQAHQRGEVELLYLRLGKVPPSGMTYSHVAPPTARRKRSGKHRLKPGKLLSPLVQQFRHVTNKSGDAGRSTVPGSGETTVSLNGSPAKASVTTQGRELSCPSHIPSFTPEPVQTQQPCSLKGSLSSDNIYAGLYPGDGTSTQAPPGQGWANYPQPTESVTYKSSSKPRARFLSGPVPLSIWSTLKRLCLGKERGNRPAAGLGVGNPLQQPPTGATPPPHQPVMGLAQAQANNSNNKTASYAGSSINATEINLLEDLQRLMDDWTQEVLIVTHRPRTNSLRIGGQQLLDQVVAPSHVASNSEVSSWMTPSVESANRPPSWPDSAGMATINVSSRGPGAVCQLLSPLPVRASSSPLSLRRSPGAPLALPSGIFAFPGTPASQDASIPSASYQPPDPKARTL
- the wnk2 gene encoding serine/threonine-protein kinase WNK2 isoform X9; protein product: MHAAEDSSKDPPLGSTFSSAPDLDSDINANAFRPIYENGADDNVNVQNTALRGASDPSAYPSADYRGLVRQRFIRRSLWVSDCEEQTPDTAECVNSTPVLNIDLRSIVGRTRSRTLHATRLDHQEKSKPESQVEVKDDAEEKRDTCQSEVKEEGVSSDVTGKAGSDENEEEPGMKAVSTSPGGRFLKFDIELGRGSFKTVYKGLDTETWVEVAWCELQERKLSKVERQRFKEEAEMLKALQHPNIVRFYDFWESPLKGKKCIVLVTELMTSGTLKTYLKRFKVMKPKVLRSWCRQILKGLHFLHTRTPPIIHRDLKCDNIFITGPTGSVKIGDLGLATLKRASFAKSVIGTPEFMAPEMYEEHYDEAVDVYAFGMCMLEMATSEYPYSECQNAAQIYRKVTSGVKPASYSKVSDPEIKEIIGECICHRWEERYSIKDLLNHAFFAEDTGVRVELNEEDDGEKSSIALKLWVEDPKKLKGKYKDAGAIEFTFNLANEDPEVVAQEMVESGFFLDCDVKVVGKSIRDRVALIKWRRERTVSPGTGEASVKKTQQNLLQVPGQQGATLASTEYDEQEVEQQTLICTVPVTASTTSDSGVSSTMQLDDPSKQQNGSYQSLPETCSAQSVCSPPAQLEPYQQATAQDQYLQESTQLHHGAYQQTAGQLQATTYQQSAAQLHLGPHDAPTTVSAPSTPAPPTQHSRPTAQSFPTATPSVQTQITAQPGQDQPTAHLSPPDLSTSFPQSATSAPPPLLPLHISTQFPSPYCVQAGGLKPPSISPAPLASPYYSPHPTVIPLNPHSAAYSTLQPAPQQVASVALPGTLFAMNMSFAVPQQQSGLATSYPNIGSFHYTPSLPFSQVQPTPYPVPHPEQDLAEQMQTNTPQGNLEDFQLLAPVQPGFPTIQIPLWGSGTDLDNAAASTDLNVASTFHTSAPLSSAADVETQTPAQALIQPKGQAASQMPAHSAAPVSFQAPALAPSEAAVISLSGSPKVSSTALDDSSAAGQNHISVPGLVSGPSSVPLPVQPAPVPTSVPAPVLQSAGIQTSECIRQTTVCQKQEASSTSGTLQQDPCTEEVFQEKLVSLPSYAYDSPFSDVASGKETSDGYDSLASGGKGEGKQRKHHRKSTRTRSRQEKMSKPKLSMLNVCNTGDKMVECQLETHNHKMVTFKFDLDGDAPEEIATYMVENGFILPLEKEIFIDQLKDIVDKAEDMLNDDTEGERASTLSCSPQQGQTSEGQVGESQQSGLSQPVYQQNVLHTGKRWFIICPVEETPFSSQEPTSDGTTSQSPSSSANTQLPGRPSTSRAEEGSSSTMSGGSGGFIHDLYGFCSPPVMSNTDPLLLASLSPPVSAPPALQSVPSMELLGSVHQAQPARAETLPPSSPQTYFHIDEPQGSPVAATSPIHSTLHMACPISAAEEIPCCPLVMPLSLDVGGSPGGSPITPLPPQEPGSAKESLSLSYAAAATRSERPQQPVVLHQPFSSVGGAKVCSLPQSPAPSQHGGGPGESDGEGRLGRGGFVDSTIKTLDEKLRNLLYQEYAPMYPSGSTAETPGSGTEYIQSPPGPDSATGGSGNSTPGPMEESRYRAGEQLPQIPERMDSLSTLSDSAVCASHSKRHVSHSVSCSGTRGRFKIMSVPPEVANKRDVKQRSWSSVASPAHPAGYNAATEAMTPSTTIGRFSVVSAEDDVTQRTRCSRYSAPPDFYLDTPSSGATQGSFPHTITSASVPVDITVHARFLSSDSGAESSPAKLAPATPSQHTRSERRGSDLMKRAVAFLRRSGRSSSVQSSDSPSRHGGVTGSAYASSDNDSEMEDSDMKRELQTLMEKHLKEISELQAHQRGEVELLYLRLGKVPPSGMTYSHVAPPTARRKRSGKHRLKPGKLLSPLVQQFRHVTNKSGDAGRSTVPGSGETTVSLNGSPAKASVTTQGRELSCPSHIPSFTPEPVQTQQPCSLKGSLSSDNIYAGLYPGDGTSTQAPPGQGWANYPQPTESVTYKSSSKPRARFLSGPVPLSIWSTLKRLCLGKERGNRPAAGLGVGNPLQQPPTGATPPPHQPVMGLAQAQANNSNNKTASYAGSSINATEINLLEDLQRLMDDWTQEVLIVTHRPRTNSLRIGGQQLLDQVVAPSHVASNSEVSSWMTPSVESANRPPSWPDSAGMATINVSSRGPGAVCQLLSPLPVRASSSPLSLRRSPGAPLALPSGIFAFPGTPASQDASIPSASYQPPDPKARTL